In the genome of Phocaeicola salanitronis DSM 18170, the window ATCTTATCATTTATTTTGACTCCATCCTTCCCTACCCTTGTCGATACAATATGTACATGGTTATGTTCCGTGTCTGAATGAAAATATATAAGATATGGATTCTTACCATACCCCATTTTGTCTATATACTTAAGTGCTATGTCTTTTAATTCATCGACAGAATATTCGCGTCCTTTACAAGATATGATTGCATGAAACTGTTTATTTTTAACTGCCTTATTAGTTGCACAAACATGTTCCATATAAGCAATCAAATCAGATTTTTTCATATTATCCGGATTGATAGCAAAATTAGCTGCAACAAGCAATTCACCTGTCCCATGCTCATTCTTCTTCTCATTATAATTAACTCCTGCAAAAGTCCTAGCAGCTTTAGCTATTTTTACTATCATACCAACACATATTATTTATACAGCAAATGTATAAATAAATAATCACATATACAAATAATAGATAAAAAAATATTATGTAAACAGATAATATATATTTAGATATAATTTAATCATATAATATATATATAAATATTATTTGATTCGCATGAGTTTACGCCATGTTTCATTAAGTTTTTCTTCCATTTTAATATACTCGCTTAGTCGAGTTTCAATATCTTTAATAACAACATCATTATTTATTCCTTTATGTAAATTGACATACTTGGCTAACTGGTTAATATTTATTCCTATCCTTTTCATTTCAAGACAAATATCATCCATCGCACGAATAAACTCTTTTGGATCTACAAGTTCTACACCATGACCAAAAATTCTTGCACGAACATATTCAGATACGCACTTATATTTCCCAGCTAAACGAATTAACTTATTATACTCGTCAGCACTTAATCTAACCCTCAATACTTTATTTCTATTTGCATCCATAATTAAAAAAATGCACCTAAGTTGCGCAGGTGCTAAAATCCTGATTTATCAGGCAAGATAAGGTTTTTGTAGCCACAAAAACACATCTTGCTATTTACTACTACAATGCAAATATACAATAAAAAAATAAAACCACCTGAAGGGAAAAACATGTTTAGAAATAATCGGCATAAGCATAGATTTCTCCCTGCGCTAAAAGTGGTACCCATATAGAGAAATAACGCGCAACATAAGCCTGAATATGGTCTAAGTAACATCTATAGTAAATATTGGTGATGCCCTCATTAAAGAAATTTGTTTTCATCATAGCTGATATGAATTATTAGACATTTATTTCAATAATATATAGTTAAATATTATTTATTCATATATTATATATTTACATATTGTCCCTGCTGCATCTGTGGCATGTTCTTTTCCCTAAAGTTTCTCATGTGAATTGTTTTACAGCTTCATTCAATCCGGGAATCGGATCAACCTGTAAAGCTCCGGTATTCCGCTCCATTTTGCGGAAGCAAAGTACAGAATGTTTCCTGCCAAAATGGTATCAAAATCAGCTCCGGCTTTCGCAACTCGATTCGAAATATGGTATCAAAAATCAGGCTGCAGGTGGCTGATCTATTCCGGAACCAGTTCCAGTAAGGTATCATAGAAAAGTACTTCCGTATCTGTACCGGAATTAAAAAGAAAACATACTATAGGGAAAAAGTATTGGAACAATTTCAAAAGTATGCATGATATATTATAATAAGGCTTAGGGACAAAAACCCAACTTTCCGAAAAATGGAGTTTTCATTTTAGGGACAAAAACCCAACTTTGTGCCTTTAGACCTATATTTAAGTATTAGAAGAAGTCTTCTTTTCCCTAAAGTTTAGTGTTTTTTTATAAGAAAAGTACCTTTTTAGGTAGTTGAAATAAGAAAAATTCCTTTTTGTGTATGGGTATTGATGTCATTATTTAAATCATTTATTGAAGGTAGTACACATAAATTTTGAAGCGTAATATATTGATTACCAAATAACAACATAAAAAAGTTAGGGACAAAAACCCAACTTTCAAGGGACAAAAACCCAACTTTCAAGGGACAAAAACCCAACTTTCAAGGGACAAAAACCCAACTTTCAACAAAGGTTGGGGACAAAAACCCAACTTTTTATGCTACTTTTCTTCATCTTTTCCTATAATTCCCGGATTATCTTCTATTTCTTTTAATACTGAAGTTAAGCAATACTCTGGAATATCATTAATTTCTTTCCAATGCTTATTAATGTACTCATGTAAAAATAAGATCTTATCCATTACTTTTTGATAATTACTTAAATTTACATTTTTCACTAACCTATCGACCTGTTCTGAAGACATGTGAAGATGCCTCATACAGACATTCCTGATGTTAGTAAGCTGTATTCTTAGCATTTCTTCTTCCTTTTTGCTTGGAGCTGATTTTATAACTTTAAAATTTAACTTATAAGGTTGTAAATCGGATTTAAGTTTATACACTTCCGCCACTTCAAACCAGCAATCAGCTTTTTCAAACAGATCATCATATACAGGTCTGATTACACGTCTATATAGATCCTTAAAATCCTTATACTTGTTTTCTAGTTTCAAATATTTACGAAATCTATCAAGATAAATTGAGAATCCACCTTGATCCTTCCAACTACTGATTAGCATATACATGCGAATTGTATATCGACTTTGTGCGTTAAAAGCTATTTCCTTTATGTAACGTGTAAAACCTTTATCCACATTAATAAATGCAGTAGCAACAAGTTTATCCATCTTTATAGAAAAACTTCGAGCATAGGGAGT includes:
- a CDS encoding plasmid mobilization protein, with the translated sequence MDANRNKVLRVRLSADEYNKLIRLAGKYKCVSEYVRARIFGHGVELVDPKEFIRAMDDICLEMKRIGININQLAKYVNLHKGINNDVVIKDIETRLSEYIKMEEKLNETWRKLMRIK
- a CDS encoding replication initiation protein; protein product: MVKQKKEILKGEIVRIRKGHPRTNKPVVLPDNPTWLKQPNLITLMAGDFKTVQIRILIAVIEKLQNAIEQSILYLNKYGTAIPFEQLTLFQEEQASDSITIDIAYKDLGVSSDQYSEVKAMLRKLVSIPVEFDAKDPITGEECWQISGLFTKVNIPKTPYARSFSIKMDKLVATAFINVDKGFTRYIKEIAFNAQSRYTIRMYMLISSWKDQGGFSIYLDRFRKYLKLENKYKDFKDLYRRVIRPVYDDLFEKADCWFEVAEVYKLKSDLQPYKLNFKVIKSAPSKKEEEMLRIQLTNIRNVCMRHLHMSSEQVDRLVKNVNLSNYQKVMDKILFLHEYINKHWKEINDIPEYCLTSVLKEIEDNPGIIGKDEEK